The Haemophilus parainfluenzae genome window below encodes:
- a CDS encoding YgiW/YdeI family stress tolerance OB fold protein, translating into MKKFALATLLALSTSAAFAGFNGNNAQGGFQGGFQGGNQGQQLTVKQALSAKDNSMITLVGNITQQIDGDEYVFTDGTDQIKVEIKNRVWNGLNVGPQDKIRVYGKLDNEAFEKAELEVISVEKAQ; encoded by the coding sequence ATGAAAAAATTTGCTTTAGCAACCCTTTTAGCTTTATCCACTTCAGCAGCATTTGCTGGTTTTAATGGTAACAATGCACAAGGTGGTTTCCAAGGTGGTTTCCAAGGTGGTAACCAAGGTCAACAACTTACGGTTAAACAAGCGTTATCTGCGAAAGATAATTCTATGATTACCTTAGTTGGTAACATCACTCAACAAATTGATGGTGATGAATATGTTTTCACTGATGGCACAGACCAAATCAAAGTGGAAATTAAAAACCGTGTTTGGAATGGTTTAAATGTCGGTCCACAAGATAAAATCCGCGTTTACGGTAAATTGGATAATGAAGCTTTTGAAAAAGCAGAGCTTGAGGTCATTAGCGTTGAAAAAGCGCAATAA
- a CDS encoding response regulator, whose translation MRVLLVEDDPLIGNGLQIGLSKSGFVVDWFTDGQSGLNALIGAPYDAVVLDLTLPKLDGLDVLKQWRSNNQDVPVLILTARDTLDERIKGIQQGADDYLCKPFALAEVVVRLQALIRRRYGQVKPQIEHGNVKLDPAQRKAWLNEDEITLTGREYKLLELFMLNKERVLSRATIEEKLSNWDEELSSGALDVHIYNLRQKLGKQFIRTVHGVGYALGQVNEK comes from the coding sequence ATGCGAGTTTTATTAGTCGAAGACGATCCGTTAATCGGTAATGGGTTACAAATTGGTTTGTCAAAATCTGGTTTTGTCGTGGACTGGTTTACCGATGGTCAAAGTGGATTAAATGCCTTAATCGGTGCACCTTATGATGCGGTGGTATTGGATTTAACCCTGCCTAAACTGGATGGTTTGGATGTATTAAAACAATGGCGCTCAAATAATCAAGATGTGCCTGTACTGATCTTAACTGCACGTGATACATTGGATGAACGCATTAAAGGCATTCAACAAGGTGCGGATGATTATCTTTGCAAACCCTTTGCCTTGGCTGAGGTGGTGGTGCGATTACAGGCATTGATTCGTCGTCGTTATGGGCAAGTTAAACCACAAATTGAGCATGGCAATGTAAAACTCGATCCTGCTCAACGTAAGGCTTGGTTGAATGAGGATGAAATTACATTAACTGGGCGTGAATATAAATTACTCGAACTTTTTATGCTAAATAAAGAGCGAGTACTTTCTCGTGCAACCATCGAAGAAAAACTGTCAAATTGGGATGAAGAATTAAGTAGTGGTGCATTGGATGTGCATATTTATAATTTGCGTCAAAAACTGGGTAAACAATTTATTCGTACTGTACATGGCGTAGGCTATGCTTTAGGACAAGTTAATGAAAAATAA
- the yfaE gene encoding class I ribonucleotide reductase maintenance protein YfaE, with amino-acid sequence MKIHLIQRQITLDFDNQTSLLNFLEQHQIHHEYQCRSGYCGSCRVKIKKGKVSYADAPLAFIQPDEILLCCCRVESDLEIEL; translated from the coding sequence ATGAAAATCCATCTTATTCAGCGCCAAATCACCTTAGATTTCGATAACCAAACTTCTCTGCTTAACTTTTTAGAACAACATCAAATTCACCATGAATATCAATGTCGTTCAGGTTATTGTGGTTCTTGTCGCGTGAAAATCAAAAAAGGCAAGGTTTCCTACGCCGATGCGCCCCTTGCCTTTATTCAACCGGATGAGATTCTACTGTGTTGTTGTCGGGTGGAAAGTGATTTAGAAATAGAATTATAA